The genomic interval ACGCGCTTGCCACGCGATGCGCCCAATCGTGAACGCCATGAAGGTCCACGCCGGTCGCGAACACGTCCGAGTTGCGACCGAGCGCGAGCGCGGTGAGGTAGCCACCGTACGAGCCGCCATAGATCCCGATGCGCGCCCGGTCCACATCGGGCCGTGCCTGCAGGTAGCGTCCGGCCGCCAGCACATCCTGGTACTCCGCGGCGCCACGTGCCCCGCCGGTACTCGGGTACTGGAAGGCGTGACCGTAACCAATCCCCAGGCGGTAGTTCACCGACAGGACCACGAAGCCCCGGCTGGCGAGGTACTGGTTCAGGGCGTAGGTGTTCGCGTAGTAGAAGCCGTAGTGCCAGCCGAGCAGCATCTGCCTGGGCGGACCGCCGTGCACGAAGATCACGGCGGGACGCCGGGTGTCGCCGCTGGCGGTCTTGAAGAGCTGGCAGTGCACCGCCGTCCCGTCGGGGGCATTCACGACGACCGGCTGGGGCGTCACGAGCAGGCCGGCCGGGTATTCAAGTGGCAGGGCGTCGGCCATGACGGGCCGTGCGGACCCGCCGCCGAACGGCACGACTGTCGGCAGGCCAGGTGTCTGAACGCCACCGGCGAAGTACGCGAGCGTGGCGCCGTCGCCCGTGACGATCGGGCTCCACTCGTTCCCGAGACCGTTCGTCAGTGGCTCGGGGGCGGCCCGATCCACGGGCACGCGCCACAGGTGGCGCCGGTCGATGTCGTTCGGGTCGGAACCCGTGTTCGCGTTGTAGACCATCCAGCGCCGATCGGGAGTCATCGACACGTGCTCGACCATGAAGGCGCCGGGCGTGAGCAGCGTGGCCTTGGTCCCGCCAGCGGCGGGCACCGAATAGAGATGCGGCCAGCCGTCCTGGTACGAAAGGAACACCAGGCGATCACCGTCGGCCCAGTGCAGGTTCACGCCCCCCGCAGTGCGGGGAACCGACCCGGCCGGTGTCGCGTCGCTGTGCCACACTTCGCGCGCTTCTCCCGTCGACACGTCGGCCACCCAGAGCGCCCAGGGCTGGACGGGCTGCTGCAGACCGGACGCCCGTGGCGCGCCGCGGCCGGGCTGCCGAACGAACGCGAGGCGCCGACCGTCAGGCGACCACACGGGACCCGAATCGCGCGCGGTGGAAGGCGCGAGGTACCGCAGGGGTTGATCCGGGCCGGTGAACAGCGCGATGAAGCTGTGATCGCCGCGCTCGGACACGAAGGCGAGCGTGCGGCCGTCGGGCGCCCAGGCGGGCGACGCACTCCGGCCACGCGCGAAGAACATCAGGGTCGCCGGCGTCCCGGTCGTGTCACCAAGCCAGATCTTGCCTTGGCGGACGAAGGCCACCTTGGCCGCACCGGCGGCGGGCGCGGGGTCGTCGCCCTCGCCGATCAACGTCGGCGCACCACCGGCGAGGGGCACCGCCCACACCTGCATCTTCGGCTGAACCGGACTGCTGGTCGGGTTCGGCATCAGATCCCCTTCGGCCGGCCAGTTGGAACCGTGATCGCCACCCCGGACGTATACGACGTGGCGGCCGTCGCCCGAGAACACGAGCCCCGTCAGTTCCTGCCCGTCATCGGTGCCGTAGTCGGTCAGGCGGCGGGGCTGGTACGCGGGAGCTTCCGCCAGATACACGTTGCGTCGGCCACGCTCGAACATGGCGAACGCGAGCGTCCCCCCGCGGGTCGAGGCCGTCAGTTCGGAAGCGAACGGAGCGCTGAGGATCTGGTCGATCGTGAAGCTGCGGCCGGCCGCCGGCGCCTGCGCGTGCAGGACGGTCCAGACGAGCAAGAGGCCAACGACCGTGATCGGGCCAATCGTGCGGGAGAAAGCAGAGCGGCGAATGAAGTTCATAGGTGATGCGCCATCCTCGCCACCAGCGACGTCGTCTGTAGCAGGAATTCAGGTTGGCCGATTGGGCCGATTGATCATACACATCCCCGCCATCCGGGTCGATGGGCCGAGAAACCGATGTGCGAAGTGGGGTACAATGACTGGCCCCGCGTTGAAGGATATGACAGCGAAACCCATCATCCGCGCCGTGGTGCTGTTCCTTGTCGTCAGCAGCCTGCCAGGCTGCTCGATCAAGAAAATGGCGATCAACACCGTCGGCAATACGTTGGCCGACTCAGGATCGACGTTTGCCGCCGATGACGATCCCGAGCTGGTCGCCGCGGCGGTCCCGTTCGGCTTGAAGACGATCGAAGGCCTGCTCGCTCAAGCACCGAACCACAGAGGTCTCCTCTTTGCGGCCTGCAGCGGCTTCACGCAGTATGCGTACGCGTTCGTCCAGCAGCCTGCCGACTACATCGAGGCCAAGGATCTCGACCAGGCGACCGCGATGCGGGCTCGGGCGAAGAAGCTGTTCGTGCGGGCGCGCGACTACGGCCTGCGCGGGTTCGACGTCGAGTTCCCGGGCTTCAGCGGCCGGATCCGCAAGGACACGGACGGCGAGCTGCAGCGGCTGAAGAAGGAGCACGTCCCGCTGCTCTACTACACCGGGGCGGCCTGGGCGGCGGCGTTTGCCATCGACGTCACGGACTCGCAGCTTGCGACCGACCAGACGATCATCGAGAAGCTGATGCGCCGCGCGCTGGCACTGGACGAAGGGTGGGGCGCCGGGTCGCTTCACGACTTCTTCATTTCGTGGGAAGCGGCGCACGTGTCGGGCGGCGGCACCCTCGAGAAGGCGAAAGAGCACTTCGACAGGTCGCGTCAGCTGTCGGCCGGCCAGCGCGTGTCACCGCTCGTCAGCTACGCCGAGTCGGTCCTCCTCGCCACGCGAGACCGAAAGGCCTTCGAGGCGCTGCTCAACGAGGCGATCGAGTTCGACATCGCAAAAGCCCCGCCGGACCAGAAGCTGCCGAACGTGCTCGCGCAGAGGCGTGCGCGGTGGCTGCTCAGCCGGACCGACGACCTATTCCACCCCTAGCGGTCTTCTTTCCGAGACGAGAGATCGAATCATGATTCGCACCTATCTTCGCCGATCCGTCGCGTCCCTGATCGCCACCCTGGTATCCGGGGTCGCGGCCTGTCTGCTGGCCGCGCCCGCCAGCGCGCAGGTCACCGTCAAGATGGCAACGATGGTGCCCGACAACTCGGCGTGGGCGCTCATCCTCAAGCAGATGGCCGCCGAGTGGACCAAGGTGTCCGGCGGAAAGGTCACGCTCAGGCTGTATCTGGGCGGCACTCGCGGCGACGACCAGAACGTGGTCTCCGACATGCGGACGGGCGCGTTGAACGGCGCCGTGCTGACGGCGGCCGGTGTGGCCGAACTCGACAAGTCGGTCTACGCGATGAGCATCCCGATGGCGTACGACTCGTATGAAGAGGTCTACGCCGTCCTCGAGAAGATGCGCCCGCGGATCGAGGCCTCGATCGACGCCAAGGGGTTCGTCGTGCTGAACTGGGCAGATGCCGGCTGGCTGCACTTCTTCACCAAGAAGCCCGTGGCGACCCCCGACGACCTCAAGAAGCTCGTGTTGTTTCAGTGGCAGGGCGACCCGAAGTCGATGGCGATCTGGCAGGCGGCCGGCTTCAATCCCCGGGCGGGCGCCTCGTCCGAACTCCTCAGCGGCCTGAAAACCGGGATGTACGAAGCGTGCTCGGCGCCGCCGCAGGTCGCGTCGATCATGCGGTATTACGAGAACGCCAGGAACATGACCGACGTGAACTGGGCCCTGCTGCTCGGTGCGACGGTCGTCACCAAGGACACGTGGAACAAGATCCCGGCGGACATCCGCCCCGCGCTGCTCAAGGCGGCCCAGAACGCGGGCGCGAAGCTGCGCGACGATGTGCGGAGGAACGGCGAGACCAGCGTCAATGCCATGAAGCAGGCTGGCCTGACGGTGGTGCCGGTGGACGCCAGGGTGAAGGACGCGTGGGTGAAGGCCGCGACGGCCGCTTATCCCAAGGTCAAGGGCGACTTCGTGCCGGCGGACGCGTTCGATGAGGCGTTGAAATATCGTGACGAGTACCGCCGGCAACACCCGGCACCCAAGAAATGAAGACAGCGATCCTCGCCCTGAAACGGGGCCAGCAGACCGTCCTGGTGGCCACGCTGGCCGTGGCCACCATCCTGCCGCTCATCGACCTCATTGGCGGGCCGCTCTTCGGCTTCCGCTTGTCCAGCACGCATCTGTACGTGCAGCATGCGACGCTCTGGCTGGCGTTTGTCGGCGCCATCGCGGCGACAGCCGAGGGCAGCCACCTCACCCTCTCCACGACCGAGTTCCTGCACGAAGGCCGCGCCCGGATGCTGTCACGCCTCTTCGGCTTCTCGGTGGCCGCCGCGGTGTCCGGCGTCCTCGCGTATGCCAGCTACGCCTTCGTCGTGGCGAACCGGAACGACAGGATCCTGCCCGGCCTCGGCGTGCCCGAGTGGGTCAGTTCGCTCGTCATGCCGGTCGCGCTCGGAGTCATGGCCCTGGTCTTTGCGTGGAAGGCGTCGGATCGGTGGTGGGGTCGACTCGTCGGCCTGCTCGTCATCCCCGCAGCGTTTGCGGTCGGCCTGGTACCCGTTGAATCCGCCGGTCGCCTCTGGCCGCTCGGCCTCCTCGTCCTCGGCGGCGCGTTTCTCGGAGCACCGGTGTTCGTGGCGATGGGGGGCATCGCCCTGGTGGGGTTCGTCAGCGAAGGCACGACCGTCGCCGCCGTGTCGTCGCAGGTCTATCGTCTGCTCGCGTCGGAGACGCTGCCCGCGATCCCGCTGCTGACCGCGGCCGGCTACGTGCTCGCCGAGAGTGCGGCGGCCGACCGCCTCGTGCGGTTCTTCCGCGCGCTGTTCGGCTGGATGCCCGGCGGCGTGGCCGTGATGGTCGCCGCGGTGTGCGCGATGTTCACGACCTTCACCGGCGGGTCTGGCGTCACGATCATCGCGCTCGGCGGCCTGGTATACCCGATCCTGCGGCGCGACGGCTACTCGGAGGGTTTCTCACTCGGCCTCGTCACGGCTGCCGGTTCGCTCGGACTGCTCTTCCCGCCCAGCCTGCCGGTGCTCCTGTACAGCATCGTGGCCAGCACGGGCGATCAGAGCGTCCCGGTGGACAACCTGTACATCGCGGGTTTCCTGCCGGGCATGTTGCTGGTGGTCATCACGGCCATCTACGGGATGGTCATCGGCCGGCAGGCGGGCCGCGAGCGCCAGCGGTTCACGCTCGGCGAGGTGGCGCGCGCGACCTGGCACGCCAAGTGGGAACTGCTCCTCCCCGTGATGATCGTCGCGCTCTTCCTCAGCGGCTTCGCGACGATGCTGCAGACGGCGGCAGCAGCGCTGGCGTACACGGTGGTCGTGGAGTGCTTCATCACCCGCGACCTGGGCATCTTCCGATCACTGCCCGCGGCGCTGCTCAAGGCGGCGGCGCTCATGGGCGCGGTGCTCATCCTGCTCAGCATCGCGATGGGCCTGACGATCTACCTCGTGGACGTGCAACTGCCCGACATGCTCCTGGCGTGGGTCCAGGCGCACATCCACTCGGAGGTGGTCTTCCTGCTCGCACTGAACGTGCTGCTGCTGGTGCTCGGCAGCGTGGTGGAGATCTACTCGGCGATCATCATCCTGGCGCCGCTGATCGCGCCGCTCGCCGCGGTGTTCAACATCAACCCGATCCACCTCGGCGTGATCTTCCTGGCCAATCTCGAGCTGGGCTTCCTGTTCCCGCCGGTCGGCCTGAACCTGTTCCTGTCCTCGTCGCGGTTCAACAAACCGCTGCCCCAGCTCTACCGACACGTCGTGCCGTTCCTGATCATCCTCGGCATCGGCGTCCTGCTGATCACGTACGTCCCGGCGATGTCGGTGGGGGTGTTGCGGTTGTTGGGGAGATAGGCTACTTCACTCCCCAATCGAGGACCACCTTCCCGCTCTTCCCGCTGTTCATCACCTCGAACCCTTCCTCGAAGCGATCGATCGGGAAACGGTGCGTGATGATCTTGCCGATGTCGAGACCGCCCTGGATCATCGACGCCATCTTGTACCAGGTCTCGAACATCTCGCGCCCGTAGATTCCCTTGAGGAACAGGCCCTTGAAGATCACCTTCCCCCAGTCGATGGCGACCTCGCCGGAGAAGATGCCGAGCAGCGCGACCCGGCCGCCGTGGACCATCGCGTCGATCAGGCTCCGAAACGCGGTGGCGTTGCCGCTCATCTCGAGACCGACGTCGAAGCCCTCGGTCATTCCAAGCTGACCCATGACCTCGCGCAAGCTGGTCTCGGCCGGGTTCACCGCGAGCGTTGCGCCCATCGAGCGCGCCAGCTCCAGCCGATACGGGTTGACGTCGGTGATGACCACGTTGCGTGCCCCGACGTGGCGCGCGACCGCTGCGGCCATGATCCCGATCGGGCCGGCGCCGGTGATCAGCACGTCCTCA from Vicinamibacterales bacterium carries:
- a CDS encoding prolyl oligopeptidase family serine peptidase, yielding MNFIRRSAFSRTIGPITVVGLLLVWTVLHAQAPAAGRSFTIDQILSAPFASELTASTRGGTLAFAMFERGRRNVYLAEAPAYQPRRLTDYGTDDGQELTGLVFSGDGRHVVYVRGGDHGSNWPAEGDLMPNPTSSPVQPKMQVWAVPLAGGAPTLIGEGDDPAPAAGAAKVAFVRQGKIWLGDTTGTPATLMFFARGRSASPAWAPDGRTLAFVSERGDHSFIALFTGPDQPLRYLAPSTARDSGPVWSPDGRRLAFVRQPGRGAPRASGLQQPVQPWALWVADVSTGEAREVWHSDATPAGSVPRTAGGVNLHWADGDRLVFLSYQDGWPHLYSVPAAGGTKATLLTPGAFMVEHVSMTPDRRWMVYNANTGSDPNDIDRRHLWRVPVDRAAPEPLTNGLGNEWSPIVTGDGATLAYFAGGVQTPGLPTVVPFGGGSARPVMADALPLEYPAGLLVTPQPVVVNAPDGTAVHCQLFKTASGDTRRPAVIFVHGGPPRQMLLGWHYGFYYANTYALNQYLASRGFVVLSVNYRLGIGYGHAFQYPSTGGARGAAEYQDVLAAGRYLQARPDVDRARIGIYGGSYGGYLTALALGRNSDVFATGVDLHGVHDWAHRVASASSNPELAVSALVGDGVSEDELRKAATVAWESSPVSAISTWKSPVLLIHGDDDRNVQFQQTVDLVQRLKAKGVPFEEMIIPDDIHDFLLHRNWVAASRATAAWMERMLGRTTGR
- a CDS encoding TRAP transporter TatT component family protein codes for the protein MTAKPIIRAVVLFLVVSSLPGCSIKKMAINTVGNTLADSGSTFAADDDPELVAAAVPFGLKTIEGLLAQAPNHRGLLFAACSGFTQYAYAFVQQPADYIEAKDLDQATAMRARAKKLFVRARDYGLRGFDVEFPGFSGRIRKDTDGELQRLKKEHVPLLYYTGAAWAAAFAIDVTDSQLATDQTIIEKLMRRALALDEGWGAGSLHDFFISWEAAHVSGGGTLEKAKEHFDRSRQLSAGQRVSPLVSYAESVLLATRDRKAFEALLNEAIEFDIAKAPPDQKLPNVLAQRRARWLLSRTDDLFHP
- the dctP gene encoding TRAP transporter substrate-binding protein DctP → MIRTYLRRSVASLIATLVSGVAACLLAAPASAQVTVKMATMVPDNSAWALILKQMAAEWTKVSGGKVTLRLYLGGTRGDDQNVVSDMRTGALNGAVLTAAGVAELDKSVYAMSIPMAYDSYEEVYAVLEKMRPRIEASIDAKGFVVLNWADAGWLHFFTKKPVATPDDLKKLVLFQWQGDPKSMAIWQAAGFNPRAGASSELLSGLKTGMYEACSAPPQVASIMRYYENARNMTDVNWALLLGATVVTKDTWNKIPADIRPALLKAAQNAGAKLRDDVRRNGETSVNAMKQAGLTVVPVDARVKDAWVKAATAAYPKVKGDFVPADAFDEALKYRDEYRRQHPAPKK
- a CDS encoding TRAP transporter large permease subunit, with amino-acid sequence MKTAILALKRGQQTVLVATLAVATILPLIDLIGGPLFGFRLSSTHLYVQHATLWLAFVGAIAATAEGSHLTLSTTEFLHEGRARMLSRLFGFSVAAAVSGVLAYASYAFVVANRNDRILPGLGVPEWVSSLVMPVALGVMALVFAWKASDRWWGRLVGLLVIPAAFAVGLVPVESAGRLWPLGLLVLGGAFLGAPVFVAMGGIALVGFVSEGTTVAAVSSQVYRLLASETLPAIPLLTAAGYVLAESAAADRLVRFFRALFGWMPGGVAVMVAAVCAMFTTFTGGSGVTIIALGGLVYPILRRDGYSEGFSLGLVTAAGSLGLLFPPSLPVLLYSIVASTGDQSVPVDNLYIAGFLPGMLLVVITAIYGMVIGRQAGRERQRFTLGEVARATWHAKWELLLPVMIVALFLSGFATMLQTAAAALAYTVVVECFITRDLGIFRSLPAALLKAAALMGAVLILLSIAMGLTIYLVDVQLPDMLLAWVQAHIHSEVVFLLALNVLLLVLGSVVEIYSAIIILAPLIAPLAAVFNINPIHLGVIFLANLELGFLFPPVGLNLFLSSSRFNKPLPQLYRHVVPFLIILGIGVLLITYVPAMSVGVLRLLGR
- the tdh gene encoding L-threonine 3-dehydrogenase, producing MSKTMRALVKAEAKPGLVMQHVPVPEIGPNDVLIRIHKSAICGTDLHIWNWDAWAQKTIPVPMHVGHEYAGAIEQVGVEVDGYKVGDRVSGEGHIVCGHCRACRAGRRHLCPNTVGVGVNRPGSFAEYLCLPAFNLFKLPDSISDDVASIFDPYGNAVHTALSFDMVGEDVLITGAGPIGIMAAAVARHVGARNVVITDVNPYRLELARSMGATLAVNPAETSLREVMGQLGMTEGFDVGLEMSGNATAFRSLIDAMVHGGRVALLGIFSGEVAIDWGKVIFKGLFLKGIYGREMFETWYKMASMIQGGLDIGKIITHRFPIDRFEEGFEVMNSGKSGKVVLDWGVK